One genomic segment of Panicum virgatum strain AP13 chromosome 2N, P.virgatum_v5, whole genome shotgun sequence includes these proteins:
- the LOC120660283 gene encoding pyrophosphate--fructose 6-phosphate 1-phosphotransferase subunit alpha-like yields the protein MNADLGSPRELTGLQRRRALYQPDLPPCLEGTRVRVELGDPTTTIDPKCADIVAQAFPHTFGQKLVHFLESNTMVSDTQVIEEHPPIRVGVLFSGRQSPGGHNVIWGTYDAMKAQNPHNVLLGFVGGTEGLFAKKTLEITDDVLSSYKNQGGFDLLGRTVDQIRTTEQVNAAMSTCCDLSLDGLIIIGGVTSNSDAAQLAETFAKHNCKTKVTGVPVTLSGDLKNQFVETTVGFDTVCKVNSQLISNVCLDAVSAGKYYYFVRLMGGKASHVAFECALQSHPNMVILGEEVALSKLTLMEITNKICEGVEARAAQGKYHGVLLIPEGLIESIPEMYALIQEINNLHSNNIPEDEIPSQLSPWAAALFKFLPPFIRRELVLHQESDNSAQLSQIDTEQLLAHLVEAEMNKRTKEGNYKGRKFSSVCHFFGSQARGSLPSNFDCNYAYVLGHICVQLVATGLNGYMATVTNLKDSTNKWRCAAVPLTAMMSVRRHLRGPGAVPIGRPVIHPSPIDLKAESYAVLREKASSFLLDDFYRTPGGIQFEGPGADTKPITLTIEGHDYLGDIEILQDYLEKVRTILKPGCSREILKAAISSMASVNDVLKVMSAPLNAELPLYHFN from the exons ATGAACGCCGACCTGGGCTCGCCGAGGGAGCTCACCGGTCTGCAGCGGAGGAGGGCTCTGTACCAACCGGACCTGCCTCCATGTCTTGAG GGAACCAGAGTCAGAGTGGAGTTGGGTGACCCAACAACAACCATCGATCCAAAATGCGCGGATATTGTGGCACAGGCATTTCCGCACACCTTTGGTCAGAAGCTGGTGCACTTTCTAGAATCCAACACAATGGTCTCTGATACACAGGTCATAGAAGAACACCCACCAATTAG GGTGGGTGTGTTGTTTTCTGGAAGACAGTCACCTGGAGGGCACAATGTCATATGGGGTACCTATGATGCTATGAAAGCTCAGAATCCACACAATGTTCTGCTTGGGTTTGTAG GTGGCACAGAAGGCCTATTTGCAAAGAAGACGTTAGAGATCACAGATGATGTACTTTCGTCGTACAAAAACCAAG GTGGTTTTGATTTGCTCGGCAGAACTGTTGATCAAATCCGCACGACAGAGCAAGTGAATGCTGCTATGTCAACATGCTGTGATCTTAGCTTGGATGGACTAATCATCATTGGAG GCGTGACCTCCAATTCAGATGCTGCTCAGCTTGCAGAGACATTTGCAAAGCATAACTGCAAAACAAAA GTTACAGGTGTACCTGTAACCCTGAGTGGTGATCTCAAGAATCAGTTTGTGGAAACAACTGTTGGTTTCGATACCGTGTGCAAG GTGAACTCTCAGCTGATAAGcaatgtttgcctcgatgcgGTCTCAGCAGGGAAG taCTACTATTTTGTTCGCTTGATGGGTGGCAAAGCATCTCATGTTGCCTTCGAATGCGCGCTTCAGTCGCACCCTAACATG GTTATCTTAGGAGAGGAGGTGGCATTGTCAAAGCTCACATTGATGGAAATTACAAACAAGATATGTGAGGGAGTAGAAGCACGGGCGGCACAAG GGAAGTACCATGGAGTGCTACTTATTCCTGAGGGACTAATCGAAAGCATACCGGAAATGTATGCACTCATTCAG gaAATCAATAATCTCCACAGTAATAATATTCCTGAGGACGAGATTCCATCTCAACTGTCTCCGTGGGCCGCTgccttgttcaagttcttgccACCGTTCATCAGGAGAGAG TTGGTCCTGCATCAAGAATCTGATAACTCGGCCCAGCTATCCCAG ATCGATACGGAGCAGCTCTTAGCTCATTTAGTAGAAGCAGAAATGAACAAGAGAACA AAAGAAGGAAATTACAAGGGAAGAAAATTCAGTTCAGTGTGCCACTTCTTTGGTTCTCAAGCTCGAGGATCACTACCATCAAACTTTGACTGCAACTATGCTTAT GTTCTTGGCCATATTTGTGTGCAACTGGTAGCAACTGGATTGAATGGTTACATGGCTACTGTAACAAATTTGAAGGACTCGACAAACAAGTGGCGATGCGCTGCTGTTCCTCTAACA GCAATGATGAGTGTGAGGAGGCACTTGCGTGGTCCTGGAGCTGTTCCCATAGGGAGGCCAGTTATTCATCCTTCACCAATTGACCTGAAAGCGGAATCATATGC GGTCCTGAGAGAGAAAGCCTCAAGCTTTCTGCTAGATGATTTCTACAGAACTCCAGGAGGCATTCAATTCGAAGGACCTGGCGCAGACACCAAGCCTATCACGTTGACAATCGAAGGCCATGACTACCTGGGCGACATAGAGATACTGCAAGACTACTTGGAAAAG GTGAGGACCATCCTGAAGCCTGGATGCTCCCGGGAGATTCTGAAGGCAGCAATAAGCTCGATGGCGTCAGTAAATGATGTGCTCAAGGTCATGTCGGCGCCCCTCAATGCTGAGCTTCCTCTCTACCACTTCAACTGA
- the LOC120660285 gene encoding glucose-1-phosphate adenylyltransferase small subunit 1, chloroplastic/amyloplastic-like — protein sequence MATATGAMAATSRALIPAAAAFPGDLGLGRRQAAAPGWRAGGRRLRASPSARRPFVFSPRGVSDSRSSQTCLDPDASTSVLGIILGGGAGTRLYPLTKKRAKPAVPLGANYRLIDIPVSNCLNSNVSKIYVLTQFNSASLNRHLSRAYGNNIGGYKNEGFVEVLAAQQSPENPNWFQGTADAVRQYMWLFEEHNVMEFLILAGDHLYRMDYQKFIQAHRETDADITVAALPMDEQRATAFGLMKIDDEGRIIEFSEKPKGEKLKSMMVDTTILGLDPERAKELPYIASMGIYVFSKDVMLRLLRENFPAANDFGSEVIPGATEIGMRVQAYLYDGYWEDIGTIEAFYNANLGITKKPVPDFSFYDRSAPIYTQPRYLPPSKVLDADVTDSVIGEGCVIKHCTINHSVVGLRSCISEGAVIEDSLLMGADYYETEDDKKVLSETGGIPIGIGKNAHIRKAIIDKNARIGENVKITNFDNVQEAVREAEGYFIKSGIVTVIKDALIPSGTVI from the exons atggcgacggcgacgggcgcGATGGCCGCCACCTCCCGGGCCCTGATCCCTGCTGCCGCCGCATTCCCGGGTGATCTCGGCCTCGGACGCCGCCAGGCGGCCGCGCCGGGGTGGCGCGCCGGCGGGAGGCGCCTGCGCGCGTCGCCGTCTGCCCGGAGGCCGTTCGTGTTCTCGCCGAGGGGCGTGTCGGACTCGCGGAGCTCGCAGACGTGCCTCGATCCGGACGCTAGCACG AGTGTTCTTGGGATCATCCTTGGAGGTGGTGCTGGGACAAGGCTGTATCCACTGACGAAGAAGAGGGCAAAGCCGGCAGTACCACTGGGCGCCAACTACAGGCTCATAGATATCCCTGTCAGCAACTGCCTGAACAGCAATGTGTCAAAGATCTATGTACTGACGCAGTTCAACTCTGCTTCGCTCAACCGCCACCTCTCGAGGGCCTATGGGAACAACATTGGTGGGTACAAGAACGAGGGATTTGTTGAGGTCCTTGCAGCACAACAGAGCCCAGAGAATCCTAACTGGTTTCAG GGTACTGCAGATGCTGTACGTCAGTACATGTGGCTATTTGAGGAGCACAATGTCATGGAGTTCCTTATTCTGGCTGGAGATCACCTGTACCGTATGGACTATCAAAAGTTCATTCAAGCACACAGAGAAACAGATGCTGATATAACTGTAGCTGCACTGCCAATGGATGAACAACGTGCAACTGCATTTGGCCTTATGAAAATTGATGATGAAGGGAGGATAATCGAGTTTTCTGAGAAGCCAAAAGGAGAGAAGTTGAAATCAATGATG GTTGACACCACTATACTGGGTCTTGATCCAGAGAGGGCCAAGGAACTACCTTATATTGCTAGTATGGGAATCTATGTTTTTAGCAAAGATGTGATGCTTAGGCTTCTCCGAGAAAACTTTCCTGCAGCAAATGATTTTGGGAGTGAGGTTATTCCTGGAGCAACGGAAATTGGAATGAGG GTGCAAGCTTACTTATATGATGGTTACTGGGAAGATATCGGCACTATCGAGGCATTTTATAATGCCAACTTGGGAATAACCAAGAAGCCTGTACCGGATTTTAG CTTCTATGACCGTTCTGCTCCAATTTATACGCAACCTAGGTACTTGCCTCCTTCAAAGGTTCTTGATGCTGATGTAACAGACAGTGTCATTGGTGAAGGTTGTGTTATTAAA CATTGCACAATCAACCATTCTGTGGTTGGACTCCGTTCCTGCATTTCTGAAGGTGCAGTTATAGAGGACTCTTTGCTAATGGGTGCAGACTATTACGAG acTGAAGATGATAAGAAAGTCCTTTCAGAGACCGGCGGTATTCCCATTGGTATTGGGAAGAATGCACATATCAGAAAAGCAATAATCGACAAGAATGCTCGTATTGGAGAAAATGTGAAG ATAACCAATTTTGATAATGTCCAAGAAGCAGTAAGGGAGGCAGAAGGATACTTTATCAAAAGTGGCATAGTCACGGTGATTAAGGATGCCTTGATCCCTAGTGGAACAGTCATATAG